From the Budorcas taxicolor isolate Tak-1 chromosome 1, Takin1.1, whole genome shotgun sequence genome, one window contains:
- the PPM1M gene encoding protein phosphatase 1M yields the protein MSADWFRRRFLPRGPLPAPRPPRPRASPVPYRRPRFLRGSGSSSGTADASRRPDARPVRSPVRGRSLPWNAGYAEIINAEKSEFNEDQAACGKLCIRRCEFGVEEDQEWLTLCSEEFLTGHYWALFDGHGGPAAAILAANTLHSCLRRQLEAVVEGMVATQPPMHLSGRCVCPSDPQFVEEKGIRTEDLVIGALESAFQECDEVIGRELEASGQVGGCTALVAVSLKGKLYVANAGDSRAILVRRDEVRPLSSEFTPETERQRIQQLAFIYPELLAGEFTRLEFPRRLKGDDLGQKVLFRDHHMSGWSYKCVEKSDLKYPLIHGQGRQARLLGTLAVSRGLGDHQLRVLDTNIQLKPFLLSVPQVTVLDMDQLEPQEEDVVIMATDGLWDVLSNEQVARLVQSFLLGNREDPHRFSELAKILIRSTQGTDDSPIQEGQVSYDDVSVFVIPLHHQGQGHSSH from the exons ATGTCAGCCGACTGGTTCCGGCGCCGCTTCCTGCCGAGGGGCCCGCTCCCCGCGCCGCGGCCACCCCGGCCCCGCGCCAGCCCCGTGCCCTACCGGCGGCCCCGCTTCCTGCGCGGCTCGGGCTCCAGCTCCGGCACCGCCGACGCCTCGCGCCGCCCGGACGCCCGGCCCGTGCGCAGCCCGGTACGGGGCCGCTCGCTGCCCTGGAACGCAGGCTACGCCGA AATCATCAACGCAGAGAAATCTGAGTTCAATGAGGATCAGGCGGCCTGTGGGAAGCTGTGCATCCGGAGATGTGAGTTTGGGGTTGAAGAGGACCAGGAATGGCTGACCTTGTGCTCAGAGGAG TTCCTGACAGGTCATTACTGGGCACTGTTTGATGGGCACGGTGGTCCAGCTGCAGCTATCCTGGCTGCCAACACTCTGCACTCCTGCCTGCGCCGGCAGCTGGAGGCTGTGGTAGAGGGCATGGTGGCCACTCAGCCCCCCATGCACCTCAGCGGCCGCTGCGTCTGCCCCAGTGACCCCCAGTTTGTGGAGGAAAAGGGCATTAGAACGGAAGACTTGGTGATCGGGGCTCTGGAGAGTGCCTTTCAGGAGTGT GATGAGGTGATCGGGCGAGAGTTGGAGGCTTCAGGCCAGGTGGGTGGCTGCACAGCCCTGGTGGCTGTGTCCCTGAAGGGAAAGCTGTATGTGGCCAATGCTGGGGACAGCAG GGCCATCCTGGTGCGGAGGGATGAGGTACGGCCCCTGAGCTCTGAGTTCACCCCAGAGACTGAGCGGCAGCGGATCCAGCAGCTG GCCTTTATCTACCCTGAGCTTCTGGCTGGTGAGTTCACCCGACTGGAGTTCCCTCGGCGACTGAAGGGGGATGACTTGGGGCAGAAGGTCTTGTTCAGGGATCACCACATGAGTGGCTG GAGCTACAAGTGTGTGGAGAAGTCGGATCTCAAGTACCCACTGATTCATGGACAGGGTAGGCAG GCTCGGCTACTGGGAACCCTGGCCGTCTCCCGGGGTCTAGGAGACCATCAACTCAGAGTCCTGGACACAAATATTCAGCTCAAGCCCTTCTTGCTATCTGTCCCACAG GTGACTGTGCTCGATATGGACCAGCTGGAGCCCCAGGAGGAGGATGTGGTTATCATGGCAACTGATGGGCTCTGGGATGTCCTGTCCAATGAGCAAGTGGCACGGCTGGTGCAGAGCTTCCTCCTTGGCAACCGAGAGGACCCACACAG GTTCTCGGAGCTGGCCAAGATCCTGATACGCAGCACACAGGGGACGGATGACAGCCCCATACAGGAAGGGCAGGTGTCCTACGACGACGTCTCTGTGTTCGTGATTCCCTTGCACCACCAGGGCCAGGGGCACAGTAGCCACTGA